From a region of the Chitinophaga caseinilytica genome:
- a CDS encoding LTA synthase family protein, whose translation MMLLLSFIVRMALLIWSWQDAAIGFASFFRVLGYGLLFDIGVAVFFSLPYALYLVLVPAKWNDTFVNRAITYAGFFLTTLILMFSFFAEFTFWEEFGSRFNFIAVDYLIYTYEVINNINESYPLPILIGSMLAITAVLMWIFVRRGWFRMAFKGQSAFLQRISVLVTLVVIAAVYALWVPNALAENGRNRYQDELAKAGVYSFFSAFKNNELNYEHFYRLIDNKEAFAMMRHQLGDSLSSFDGKDFSIRRSINDSGDAVRPNVILVTIESLSADFLGRFGNTNGLTPVLDSLAKESVVFTNMYATGTRTVRGMEALTLAVPPTPGSSIVRRPGNDNLSTVGAIFRQQGYATGFFYGGDGFFDNMNKFFGSNGYAITDKGRNMLVDDDIDSARTTIPDSLINFRNAWGICDEDLYHTVIRDADAKHAAGKPFFDFVMTTSNHRPFTYPEGKIDIPSGSGRDGAVKYTDYAIGQFLKTARTKPWFNNTVIVFVADHCASSAGKNEIDISKYHIPAIVCNLPGAGTMEIGKMCSQIDLFPTLFCFLNWDYSSNLYGENVLSPNYSERIMLGTYQKLAYMKNDRLVILSPQQVVETFRYNKAANEQVPVPADQPLVKEAIANYQTAYYLFKNGGMKL comes from the coding sequence ATGATGCTATTACTTTCCTTTATCGTCCGGATGGCGCTGCTGATCTGGTCGTGGCAAGATGCGGCCATCGGGTTTGCATCGTTTTTTCGCGTGCTGGGTTACGGGCTGCTGTTCGACATTGGCGTGGCGGTCTTTTTCAGCCTGCCGTACGCGTTGTACCTCGTGCTGGTACCGGCGAAATGGAACGATACGTTCGTGAACCGGGCCATTACGTATGCGGGGTTCTTTCTGACCACGCTCATCCTCATGTTCTCGTTTTTCGCGGAATTCACGTTCTGGGAGGAGTTCGGGAGCCGTTTCAATTTCATTGCGGTGGATTACCTGATCTACACGTATGAGGTGATCAACAACATCAACGAATCGTACCCGCTGCCGATCCTGATCGGTTCCATGCTGGCGATCACGGCGGTGCTGATGTGGATCTTTGTGCGGAGGGGCTGGTTCCGGATGGCATTCAAGGGCCAATCGGCGTTCCTGCAGCGGATCTCCGTGCTGGTGACCCTCGTGGTCATTGCGGCGGTCTATGCATTGTGGGTACCCAACGCGCTCGCCGAAAATGGCAGGAACCGGTACCAGGACGAGCTCGCCAAAGCGGGTGTATATTCCTTCTTCTCGGCGTTCAAGAACAATGAACTCAATTACGAACATTTTTACCGGCTGATCGATAATAAGGAAGCCTTCGCCATGATGCGCCACCAGCTGGGCGACAGCCTTTCCTCCTTCGACGGGAAGGATTTCTCCATCCGCCGGAGCATCAACGATAGCGGGGACGCCGTTCGCCCGAACGTCATCCTCGTGACCATCGAAAGCCTCAGCGCCGATTTCCTCGGCAGGTTCGGCAATACCAACGGCCTGACGCCCGTGCTCGATTCCCTCGCCAAAGAAAGCGTCGTTTTCACGAACATGTACGCCACCGGCACGCGGACCGTCCGCGGGATGGAAGCCCTCACGCTCGCGGTGCCGCCCACACCCGGCAGCAGCATCGTGCGGAGGCCCGGGAACGACAACCTCAGCACCGTGGGCGCCATTTTCCGCCAGCAGGGCTACGCCACCGGGTTCTTTTACGGCGGGGACGGGTTCTTCGACAACATGAACAAATTCTTCGGCAGCAACGGATACGCCATTACGGATAAAGGACGGAACATGCTGGTAGACGACGATATCGATTCCGCCCGCACTACCATCCCCGATTCCCTCATCAACTTCCGCAACGCCTGGGGCATCTGCGACGAAGACCTCTATCACACCGTCATCCGCGATGCAGACGCCAAGCACGCCGCCGGCAAACCGTTCTTCGATTTCGTGATGACCACCTCCAACCACCGGCCTTTCACTTACCCGGAAGGGAAAATCGATATCCCTTCGGGATCGGGGCGCGATGGCGCGGTGAAATATACCGACTACGCGATCGGGCAATTCCTCAAAACCGCCCGCACCAAACCCTGGTTCAACAATACCGTCATCGTTTTCGTGGCCGACCATTGCGCCAGCAGCGCAGGCAAAAACGAGATCGACATCTCGAAATACCACATCCCCGCCATCGTTTGCAACCTTCCCGGCGCAGGCACCATGGAAATCGGGAAAATGTGCTCCCAGATCGACCTGTTCCCGACCCTGTTCTGCTTCCTGAACTGGGATTATTCCAGCAATTTATATGGGGAGAACGTCCTCAGCCCGAATTACTCGGAACGGATCATGCTCGGCACTTACCAGAAGCTGGCGTATATGAAAAACGACCGCCTGGTGATCCTGAGCCCGCAGCAGGTAGTGGAAACTTTCCGGTACAACAAGGCAGCTAACGAACAGGTTCCCGTACCGGCAGATCAGCCGCTGGTGAAGGAAGCCATCGCCAATTACCAGACGGCCTACTACCTTTTCAAAAACGGAGGAATGAAACTATAA
- a CDS encoding DEAD/DEAH box helicase encodes MTFEDLNLNKPLLNALEDLGVSTPTTIQEKAFSVVMSGQDVCGIAQTGTGKTFAYLLPCLRLWSFAKERYPQVLILVPTRELVEQVTTAVQQLTKYMSVETAGFYGGVNMKGQMAAADGKIDIVVATPGRLVDLILSGALKMKNIKRLVIDEVDEMLNLGFRPQLTRVLDMLPVRRQNLMFSATMTPEVDAIIHDFFHNPTVIEAAPAGTPLANIRQTVYHVPNFNTKVNLLEYLLLNRPDMSKVLVFASTKALADELYEKMAEHMPGAVGVIHSNKDQNFRFNSVRQFREGVFRVLIATDIMARGLDIAEVSHVINFDMPESPENYIHRIGRTGRKDAEGNALTFVTEKEMPLLRQAEALMKFEVPEEAIPAEVEISTVLIKSEIPEVIVPNIKLKLRSTTEGGGAFHEKLEKNKKVNVKISHKEKMQLKYGKPKKRPKKR; translated from the coding sequence ATGACATTCGAGGATTTAAATCTGAACAAGCCTTTGCTGAACGCCCTGGAAGACCTGGGTGTTTCCACGCCCACCACCATCCAGGAAAAAGCATTCTCCGTGGTGATGTCCGGGCAGGACGTGTGCGGCATCGCGCAAACGGGCACGGGTAAGACTTTCGCCTATCTGCTGCCCTGCCTGCGCCTGTGGTCGTTCGCCAAAGAACGTTATCCCCAGGTGCTGATCCTCGTTCCCACCCGCGAGCTCGTGGAACAGGTGACCACGGCCGTGCAACAACTCACCAAATACATGTCTGTCGAAACCGCCGGTTTTTACGGCGGCGTGAACATGAAAGGCCAGATGGCTGCGGCCGACGGTAAGATCGATATCGTGGTGGCCACGCCGGGAAGGCTGGTAGACCTGATCCTCAGCGGCGCACTCAAGATGAAAAACATCAAGCGGCTGGTGATCGATGAGGTCGACGAAATGCTGAACCTCGGTTTCCGCCCCCAGCTCACCCGTGTGCTCGACATGCTGCCCGTTCGCCGGCAGAACCTCATGTTTTCCGCGACGATGACACCCGAGGTAGACGCCATCATCCACGATTTCTTCCATAACCCTACCGTGATCGAAGCGGCGCCGGCAGGAACGCCGCTGGCCAACATCCGGCAAACCGTGTATCACGTCCCCAATTTCAATACGAAAGTCAATTTGCTGGAATACCTGTTGCTGAACAGGCCGGATATGAGCAAGGTGCTCGTTTTTGCGTCCACCAAAGCCCTGGCCGACGAGCTGTACGAAAAAATGGCGGAGCACATGCCCGGTGCGGTAGGTGTGATCCACTCCAATAAAGACCAGAATTTCCGGTTCAACAGCGTCCGCCAGTTCCGCGAAGGCGTGTTCCGGGTGCTGATCGCGACGGATATCATGGCCCGCGGGCTCGACATCGCCGAGGTGTCTCATGTCATCAACTTCGACATGCCCGAATCCCCCGAAAACTACATCCACCGCATCGGCCGTACGGGCCGTAAAGACGCGGAAGGCAATGCCCTTACCTTCGTGACGGAAAAAGAAATGCCCCTGCTCCGGCAAGCCGAAGCGCTCATGAAGTTCGAAGTTCCCGAAGAGGCGATCCCCGCCGAAGTGGAAATTTCGACGGTGCTCATCAAATCCGAAATCCCGGAAGTCATCGTTCCCAACATCAAGCTGAAACTGCGCAGCACCACGGAAGGCGGCGGCGCGTTCCACGAAAAGCTGGAAAAGAACAAAAAGGTGAACGTGAAAATCAGCCACAAGGAGAAAATGCAGCTGAAATACGGCAAACCGAAAAAACGGCCGAAAAAACGCTGA
- a CDS encoding B12-binding domain-containing radical SAM protein codes for MSAPVFLITPPFTQLNTPYPATAYLKGFLNTRGIPSVQADLGIEATVALFSKNGLSTLFARIPADRELSPNAARILALQDDYVHTIDDVISFLQGHNPTLAHRICKRDFLPEASRFSQLEDLGWAFGSMGTQDKAKHLATMYLEDLSDLIQECVDEHFGFSRYAEKLGRSANSFDELYEALRQPLTYVDEILIRLLEERMKTIQPAMVAISVPFPGNLYASLRCAQYIKQHYPQVKVCMGGGFANTELRSVSDPRVFEFYDYITLDDGEAPIENLYRHITGELPESDLKRTFLLKDGQVTYINNASCKDYKQGQVGTPDYSDFHLGKYISAIEVVNPMHRMWSDGRWNKLTMAHGCYWGKCTFCDISLDYIRLYEPVAAAMLVDRMEELIAQTGETGFHFVDEAAPPALMRALALEIIKRKLTVSWWTNIRFEKSFTRDLCLLLKASGCIAVSGGLEVASDRLLELIQKGITVAQVAQVNRNFTEAGIMVHAYLMYGFPTQTAQETIDSLEMVRQLFKTGILQSAFWHLFTMTAHSPVGLNPEKYQVKRVSETVGAFANNDLEHIDDSGADHEQFAFGLKKSLFNFMHGICLDDPLQHWFEMKIPRTKIPPDYIEKALQEDALGARKPTAKVVWLGKKPQVQTLTKSKKGSTWEVTSLTFQTRKEPLSISVGKEQGIWLADMLEKLSVQAATPLTLKDVEASYSAAGLEDFELFWDNKPVNTLHKAGLLQL; via the coding sequence TTGAGCGCACCCGTATTCCTCATTACACCGCCTTTTACACAGCTGAACACGCCTTACCCGGCCACGGCCTACCTGAAAGGTTTCCTCAATACCAGGGGCATCCCCTCCGTACAGGCAGACCTGGGCATCGAAGCCACCGTGGCGCTGTTCTCCAAAAACGGCCTTTCCACCCTCTTCGCCCGCATTCCGGCGGATAGGGAACTGAGCCCCAATGCGGCGCGCATTCTCGCCCTGCAAGACGATTACGTGCATACTATCGACGACGTGATCTCTTTCCTGCAAGGCCACAATCCCACCCTGGCGCACCGGATCTGCAAGCGCGACTTCCTCCCCGAAGCGTCCCGCTTCTCCCAGCTCGAAGACCTCGGCTGGGCCTTCGGCTCCATGGGCACGCAAGACAAAGCCAAACACCTCGCCACCATGTACCTCGAAGATCTGTCCGATCTTATCCAGGAATGTGTGGACGAGCACTTCGGATTCAGCCGCTACGCCGAAAAACTCGGCCGCTCGGCCAACAGCTTCGATGAATTGTACGAAGCCCTCCGTCAACCCCTCACTTACGTCGACGAAATCCTGATCCGCCTGCTGGAAGAACGGATGAAAACCATACAACCCGCTATGGTGGCCATTTCCGTGCCCTTCCCCGGCAACCTCTACGCATCCCTCCGCTGCGCGCAATATATTAAACAACATTACCCGCAGGTGAAAGTGTGCATGGGCGGCGGATTCGCGAACACCGAACTGCGCTCCGTTTCCGACCCGCGCGTGTTCGAATTCTACGATTACATCACGCTCGACGACGGCGAAGCGCCCATCGAAAACCTCTACCGCCACATCACCGGCGAACTGCCGGAAAGCGACCTGAAAAGGACTTTCCTGCTGAAAGACGGGCAGGTCACTTACATCAACAACGCATCCTGCAAGGATTATAAACAAGGACAGGTAGGAACGCCCGACTACAGCGATTTCCATCTCGGCAAATACATTTCCGCCATCGAAGTCGTTAACCCCATGCACCGCATGTGGAGCGACGGCCGGTGGAACAAGCTCACCATGGCCCATGGCTGCTACTGGGGCAAATGCACTTTCTGCGACATTTCGCTCGATTACATCCGCCTGTACGAGCCCGTGGCCGCGGCCATGCTGGTAGACCGGATGGAGGAGCTCATCGCGCAAACGGGCGAAACGGGATTCCATTTCGTGGACGAAGCCGCGCCGCCCGCGCTCATGCGCGCGCTGGCGCTCGAGATCATCAAGCGGAAACTCACTGTGAGCTGGTGGACCAACATCCGCTTCGAGAAAAGCTTCACCCGAGACCTGTGCCTGCTGTTGAAAGCCAGCGGCTGCATTGCCGTGTCTGGCGGGCTGGAAGTGGCGTCTGACCGGCTTTTGGAGCTCATCCAGAAAGGCATTACCGTGGCGCAGGTGGCGCAGGTGAACCGCAATTTCACCGAAGCGGGCATCATGGTGCATGCCTATCTCATGTACGGCTTCCCCACGCAAACCGCCCAGGAAACCATCGACTCCCTGGAAATGGTGCGCCAGCTTTTCAAAACGGGCATCCTCCAATCCGCTTTCTGGCACCTGTTTACCATGACGGCGCATAGCCCGGTGGGGCTGAATCCCGAAAAATACCAGGTCAAACGTGTATCCGAAACCGTTGGCGCTTTTGCGAACAACGACCTCGAGCATATCGACGATTCCGGCGCCGATCACGAACAGTTCGCGTTCGGGCTGAAGAAATCGCTCTTCAATTTCATGCACGGCATTTGCCTCGACGATCCTTTGCAGCATTGGTTCGAAATGAAAATCCCCCGCACCAAGATCCCGCCCGATTACATCGAAAAAGCCCTGCAGGAAGACGCGCTCGGCGCCCGCAAACCCACGGCCAAAGTGGTTTGGCTGGGCAAAAAACCGCAGGTGCAGACGCTGACCAAATCGAAAAAAGGCAGTACCTGGGAAGTGACTTCCCTCACGTTCCAGACGCGCAAGGAACCGCTGAGCATCAGCGTGGGCAAGGAACAGGGGATCTGGCTGGCCGATATGCTGGAAAAGTTATCGGTACAGGCCGCCACGCCCCTCACGCTCAAAGACGTGGAAGCGAGCTATAGCGCTGCAGGTTTGGAGGATTTCGAGCTGTTCTGGGACAATAAGCCCGTGAACACGCTCCATAAAGCGGGATTGTTACAGCTGTAG